CTCGTGCCGTCGCGACGGACACAGTAGGGACTTTCTCCGAACTCGTCCATACTCTGTCCTCACCGAGGCCAAAGCTTCCCGTCTTTCACCGGCTCGAGTACTCATCACCTGCCTGGCACACGGCCTCCGAGCGCGGCGTCAGAGGCCCTGCTGAGCAATGCCGACCGCCGGTCCGGCGTGGGTCAGCGCGTCCGAGGATGGGAGCTGGGACGGGCCAGGCCCACGACGGCCACTGCGATGAGTCCCACGGCGGCGAGACCGGAGATCAGGGGCAGCACGGCCATGTCGTTCTTCAGCTGATTCACGGAGTTGAATGCCAGAAGGACACCGGCCAGCAGGTAGAGAAAACTCAGGGGCCGGTTCCTCGGGATCATCCGCCAGGTGCGCTCACTCATGTGTGCCTCCAACTCGATTACGGTGCAACGCAGTTCACGTGCCCGAAGATCGAGGAGCCATTCACGCCGTGGCGGTGTCCGCGAGATCAGTTCCCTGGCTGCCCCAGACGTCACGATGACGAGGTGAGGCGGCGGCCCGGCGCAGGTCGGTGGGAGAGACACCTCCTGCGGCGTCCGGGTGGGGGACGCCGCCGGGACCGTCCGTGCTCGGGTGTGCGGTCGCTTTACGGTGTGTAGACGGCGGCGCTGCCGTACAACTCCCGGGTGAAGGCGGAGATGTCCGTGCTGCGGTCGGCGCCGTTGAGGTTGTACGTCAGGAAGACCCCGTATCCCTCGCTCACGGTGCGGCGGGCGAGGGTGGTGACCGTGCTCTGCGATGTCCTGCCGATCTCGACGGCTGCCGGCGACAGTTTTGACTTCGGCAGGCCGATGGCGGGGACCTGCCAGGATCCGTAGTACGGGTTCCAGGCGTAGTCGAACTTGGAGGAGATGTTGACGCCGCCGTAGGACAGACGGGAGGCGGCCGGTCCGATGTTGTAGAGGCTGATGATCTTGTTCGGCATGTTCGCACGGAGGGCGGTCACCAGGTGCACGAACGAGCTCGTGTTGGGCTGCCCGGTGCCGTTGTTGCCGTACTCGGCGTACTCGTCGTCGAAGTCGATGCCATCGAGCCCGTATCTGGTGACGGTGTCCGACAGTTGCTTGGCGAACGCCGACGCTGTCTGCTGCGAGGGGAAGTTGGCGAAGCCGGCGCCCTGGTGGTTGCCCAGGACGGACAGGACGACCTTGATGCCCTTTTGTTGCAACGGCCGTATCTGGGTGGCGGCGTTGTCGAGGACGCGCTGCACGTTCTCGTTGAAGTACAGCTGGGCCGTTTTCGTGCTCGTGTCGTAGTTGATGTTGGCCGCGAAGATCACGGCCACGTCGAAGACGGGGTCACCGCCGTTGGCGAGGGTGTACTTGCCGACGTTCAGCATGCTGTTGTTGTTCACCTCGACATACGCCACCGAGGTCGGGCCGTTCTTCGCGAGCGCCGGGGCCGCTGTGGCGTGGGTCGAGACGGTCGCACCGAGGGCGAGAGCCGTGGCGGCCGAGAGGGCGACCGCGGCCACCTGCATCCTGCTCCGTACACGCGTGAGCATCGTTGATCGGTCTCCTGTCGCATGGTTGGCACTCGACCTGTCCGAACATGCCGAGCGAGCTGCCCCAGTGCCGACAGCCGTGCGCGAACTCTTCCCGTCTTCCTCATGCGTCACACTGCAACTCCGTTGTTCGGTAAGCCCGTTGACGAATTGGTTGCGGATTTCGGACATGCCGCGGTTGACGGCCCGACGCGTGATCGGGCCAGTGGAATTGCGGCCTGTCAACCTTGCCTGACGGCAGGGCTCAGGCCGGGTCGATGCGGAAGACGCCGCCGCCGATGGCGAGTACGTACAGTTCGCCACTGCCGCCCTGTGCGAAGGAGATGATCTCTCCGCCGTTGACCACGAGGTCGTTCACGCCGGTCACCTTGCCGTTCTTCAGCTGCAGGGAGCGGACGGTGCCGTCGCAGTAGTCGCTGAACACGTACTGGCCCTTGAGCGCCGGGATCGCCTTGCCCCGGTAGACGTAACCGCCGGTCACCGAACACCCGAGGTTGGTGCGGTCGTACTCGTGGATCGGGGGTACGTGGTTCGCGGGTTCCGTTCCGCCGCGGAAGGGATGGGTGCC
This sequence is a window from Streptomyces ortus. Protein-coding genes within it:
- a CDS encoding endo-beta-N-acetylglucosaminidase H, whose product is MLTRVRSRMQVAAVALSAATALALGATVSTHATAAPALAKNGPTSVAYVEVNNNSMLNVGKYTLANGGDPVFDVAVIFAANINYDTSTKTAQLYFNENVQRVLDNAATQIRPLQQKGIKVVLSVLGNHQGAGFANFPSQQTASAFAKQLSDTVTRYGLDGIDFDDEYAEYGNNGTGQPNTSSFVHLVTALRANMPNKIISLYNIGPAASRLSYGGVNISSKFDYAWNPYYGSWQVPAIGLPKSKLSPAAVEIGRTSQSTVTTLARRTVSEGYGVFLTYNLNGADRSTDISAFTRELYGSAAVYTP